The region GCTGGAAAAAGTAGGCAAGCTCGGTGGCATTGGCGACCAGGTTGCTGTGAAAGCCGGCTTTGGCCGCAACTTCCTGCTGCCGCAGGGCAAAGCCATTCCGGCCACCGCCGAGAACGTGGCTGAATTTGAAGCGCGCCGCGCAGAACTGGAAGCCGCTGCCGCCGCCAAGCTGAGCGAAGCCGAAGCGCGCGCCGCCAAGCTGGCCGAAGTCAGTGTCACCATCGGCGCCAACGCCGGGGACGAAGGCAAGCTGTTCGGCTCTATCGGGACTCGCGACATCGCTGACGCCATCACCAAGGCCGGCGTTGAAGTCACCAAGGCGGAAGTCAAGCTGCCGGAAGGCGCGCTGCGCGAAGTCGGTGAGTATGAGATCGACGTGCAAGTGCATGCTGAAGTCATTCAGGCTGTTAAAGTCAGCGTAGTGGCCGAGTAACGGGCGCTACCCTGTGTTGGCCATGATTCATGGCTGGCGATGACAAGTCTGACGAAATCGGGCACTATCGACCCCTCGGGGACTGATCGGTAGTGCCCGTTTTTTTGTCCGAACATTACCTGTACTGAGAGCCCATGTCTGATCTACCC is a window of Marinimicrobium sp. C6131 DNA encoding:
- the rplI gene encoding 50S ribosomal protein L9, which translates into the protein MDVILLEKVGKLGGIGDQVAVKAGFGRNFLLPQGKAIPATAENVAEFEARRAELEAAAAAKLSEAEARAAKLAEVSVTIGANAGDEGKLFGSIGTRDIADAITKAGVEVTKAEVKLPEGALREVGEYEIDVQVHAEVIQAVKVSVVAE